From Plasmodium falciparum 3D7 genome assembly, chromosome: 9, one genomic window encodes:
- a CDS encoding cysteine repeat modular protein 1: MLKFFFFFFYMFLIIYGIATLNIKNENNSHMPNFFENRYYVNNERGETLSSLNLDNIDNTYNHNNNNNNNNNISSSNYNKGILKRLDKSSTVKELYRNKNRVLNKLKYKNIRKMKKRRRRRRRKKKKANIDKVNLSRNFLFSYIQKNLYYTRSYFNVSQLFSTLQIFLDQFCYPGLGRCIPYINKCLCYDKSKMKPKTAKSCLNNCGVISLCSGYPYGPGYKIIPNEFINNRKVVTCVVSSLQNKLDRTCGYNKKLRFNENKIYCIPYDLLDMNLSGIYCVNNNKEKIFCKGFLRQIYTNLKEYEILDIAYHNFILNNPCNEHIYDDGTNYKGCQDTSISGRKCLHWNSLNMEKVLPYLYLHNYCRNPEGLSYIYCYVDNNGIITREYCKSRSNIIFNNIAYSREKYFHFDITMKNVSDFRIKLDNKPCNQRYFVNNHRINEFTYDKRNYTYHNINGEIALTISFKNFSYNTYYDYKLYICACFKYYYTNDLVICSTDNYKVEIGSFLITKAYTDKDTNVFYLNRQYNLSFNINYEIIKNEIYIIKGDYAYECNHLRIIGNDNIHMITNMNILFNYYKNQNFQKIHPPLEPNKKYSYIYSYFDPILDLSSILRKNELFINPQSSNIIKGYQNVDNLNNDGKTNSKSKFAKNKHMLQNGSPNNNNNNNNNNNNNNNNNNSNNFMHSHNTTFQKLYNLKNGSNLICIKHQYNKFTYYYYSGKIIYDNKNFEHTKYILKKGNKTHENLLYIQDISNCPDINFFSFSSTTCEFIDRVSTKEKYVHVFIIRYTSRLKMHSFIFPYDAYIKGYNRNVNKTNTMIINNNVNTNTNMKNNNQGNILSNMNNNNNNQGNILSNMNNNNNNQGNILSNMNNNNNNQGNILSNMNNNNNNQGNILSNMNNNNNNGNILSNMNNNNNQENNLSNMNEIYYFFLKSMYFKTDNKITYLCSRTNNSNNPISLSLVLFSDLLFVRYNEFAHHFEIFSEPTNVYNHYLDNDSYNNYIKKYCDTEEFLDNENMNKIISVWSHENDNYISFWLISSNALTPFFLLKFHINSPRFTFLHFIKSEQNHNNNILLKLYIFNIIYGYVRIYITNNFINIILVKTASLYKHDKVACVENFYFNKEPYFILLYKNNTITILNNNLNEIEFKNNNFNIYIMSIPLKVKCLSDKSVTCFILYKYQKMLWFQILFNLNEESNNVVPKHDLLTIDKQDYHQKGILKKGSSNYHHNNYYGEDKKKKYNLLMSNDITIYIKYINTYIESDDELNLDNSTNITVINKLDEFIIYVSFKSSNKLHIYSTDSSNNTIKYYKYIKNENISNYKINSIFTYSFSYNNYINLFVIKEGEVPSLCIFIHEYSSKTSISYKAKDIYIYNKKVVLNPVIEGDKRQIKYFTLDYDKQLNDQFIHIDKTTGVLSFKFNTIKNLNVHLEIVMYGLFHIYNYKLNFKIVCDNGYYYIFNDCFPCPQGYYNNINIIKTNVDFINKCMKCDKNKTTLIEKSSNKTDCLCNFGYEYIKNPSDPQEFICSPCTRGMYKNTISNKLCDGNACTGNFTTSVIGAKNIIESTCFCKPGFYVTYDYRGIEFCKECLLHFYCPGNVIGIQKCPIHNETLQPEKRINFDSLHGCFCKKGYEPINILNINKTGTRDEHYYKLFHNTYADKFKDINPKHICMECDIGYYKDTISFQPCKKCPNQSTNKKYGSTSLNDCNTCHSGYYKNINKTCSTCLPNHFCVGDLLQKDLDKYSGDAVICPNNSVTKKPYTQNGTFKDCLCIEGYIKNYQESYNINDHCKLVPLNFYKDSISNDLGTPCPVNSITLNVGAKTINECLCNKGYFYNVKKQQCEECPIGFYCPKISSKNNIKKPIKCPKNSSSIKKGMYISNNCQCNFGYTKYIHIDNNQSLLNNNIIKYDNKKTNKMFYSFLSNNYYNYKNKINYINKSYNNRNLILLRNIQNKNAIYKKKKRKNVLCIRCPPMTYKGTISNDPCEACPLNSRTIESVNNSHIFFCLCNPGYYLHEQMCKPCSFSKLYCTGENIYIISQSLYETALQEIKNIYVSKNNDMYKMILMNLTLYDYSQNVNINNNNNNNNNNNIHNNNIYNIYNSINHYNNDNNIFVNPIVNNKLKHHNNIIYPPYNLLNSQVDTIPFLKKKYGNNINISNILDLNSLYKEPIQNNNNLNTILKSFFHKDNENLIYVKYQNFVTCGKNTVIPLGVDSSYTFDDCKCKKGYYLKSKDINNSIKICEPCKTGTFKNYVGDDTFCLHCPPKSTSLEGSIYPTHCFCKGGFFYSKGYCLECLEGALCKGGLNKNVMQRMKFNMENILITEKDHIKPHSNKNYYLDKSVIDVVDVSEWKFIKCPIKGACLEKNKCHKSMNNYLCIECAKGYTNSFMTSLCVKCPNNITNMILLFLIYIIFCFIIIIISYLNITSGFYRRSIHSIVIKIGVNYISSMLFIKVLEDSNVSVPISFIHFYNKMEKFLHMGENKKIVSVDCLLRYYFNLNYSNSFFYSSVLFFFIPIFLIITLTIILFIILKIYQCVQKKQIANKLDLLRIAEIENIHFLASSLKKSYSRQRIIMILRYIHLDNYKTMDKIWIFFEDMIPVYVTFLFIIHAKTSLRMFQLFDCSYIKYTKYLGKYILRRASSVQCSFKEDYSKFFFLGLTGTIIWSLGIPLFSFYILYINRHNLFNENVRIRYGFLHNGYVPNKWYWEIIVFSRKICVLFIMTVIIFPSDESNASQLLLVTFVAIFSLCLHFIFQPFDKRNYFTLNKLENLSLYIWVSTIICTSILLSMNLSKLINFIILFTLFILNLLFFIKLLFCLFFECLDNIRRSKACYHLPVLGTCAKLLGDIMEKKRKREPIIFYDKLCKQICIMLPVQCGKVPKNKKNNKIKINHNKYIKNITYPFTRLFKNLSNSYKHNNIKKKNNYMPLQENINENKNDINNMCQNQNTQSYVTCSSDLDKNNIIQQKKSHNDNNINLITENIKNETKNNVCFYLSNSHNIPLYGGIKKEYRMFATEIYKELFDIFLKNISLTCVSDTFFEFLFKITINISNLIHTIDEKQKIFESFDQQHNFNNIIQWSLERKEKFNENKKYQQNDFISSKNYTSKNDNNIYPNNNINDFSSYNFECMQNNEINHNNYINEFFIGHDKETKKNNQKNYISKEEKEKLFSFFSDDLLNRKVALSEFYFLLIELKLKYFRNLPSYFYMFKVYKKLEKNNRLKQLRKLNNKLKICQTINDDKKILSTHDNMRLNEIKKSIPMLYKEFKILSKSIEKLKNEYLNLDKNYSRTYSSDDRKITDMNNVILSLSDNEILNFDTFKNE; this comes from the exons atgttaaaatttttttttttttttttttatatgttcctAATTATTTATGGCATAGCTACCTTAAATatcaaaaatgaaaataatagtCATATGCCAAATTTTTTTGAGAATAgatattatgtaaataatgaaaGGGGGGAAACATTATCCTCCTTAAATTTAGACAATATAGACAAtacatataatcataataataataataataataataataacattagtagtagtaattataataaagggATTTTAAAAAGGTTAGACAAATCTTCCACTGTGaaagaattatatagaaACAAAAATAGAGTACTAAATaaattgaaatataaaaatattagaaaaatgaaaaaaagaagaagaagaagaagaagaaaaaaaaaaaaagcgaATATTGATAAGGTCAATTTATCTAgaaactttttattttcttatatacagaaaaatttatattatactagATCTTATTTTAATGTATCACAATTATTTAGTACATTACAAATTTTTCTAGATCAATTTTGTTATCCTGGTTTAGGTAGATGTAttccatatataaataaatgtttatGTTATGATAAATCAAAAATGAAACCTAAGACAGCAAAATCTTGCTTAAACAATTGTGGTGTTATATCGTTATGTTCTGGATATCCTTATGGTCCAGGATATAAAATAATCCCCAATGAATTTATAAACAACAGAAAAGTAGTAACCTGCGTAGTTTCTAGTCTTCAAAATAAGCTAGATAGAACATGtggttataataaaaaattacgttttaatgaaaataaaatttattgtatACCTTATGATTTATTAGATATGAATTTGTCAGGAATTTAttgtgtaaataataataaagaaaaaatattttgtaaagGATTCCTTAGGCAGATTTATACAAATTTAAAGGAATATGAAATACTTGATATTGCatatcataattttatacTTAATAATCCTTgtaatgaacatatatacgATGATGGAACCAATTACAAAGGTTGTCAAGATACATCGATTTCTGGAAGAAAATGTTTACACTGGAATTCCTTAAATATGGAAAAAGTATTAccgtatttatatttacataattattGTAGGAATCCCGAAggattatcatatatttattgttatgTTGATAATAATGGCATAATTACAAGAGAATATTGTAAAAGTAGaagtaatataatatttaataatatagcATATTCACGAgagaaatattttcattttgataTAACTATGAAAAATGTATCTGATTTTCGTATAAAACTAGATAATAAACCATGTAATCAAagatattttgtaaataatcATCGAATTAATGAATTCACATAtgataaaagaaattatacttatcataatataaatggagAAATTGCACTAACTATCTCGTTTAagaatttttcttataatacCTACTatgattataaattatatatatgtgcatgttttaaatattattatacaaatgatTTAGTGATATGTTCTACAGATAATTACAAAGTAGAAATAGGTTCATTTCTTATAACAAAGGCATATACTGATAAAGATACCAACgtgttttatttaaatagaCAATATAATTTGTcctttaatataaattatgaaataataaaaaatgaaatatatattattaaagggGATTATGCGTATGAATGTAATCATTTAAGAATAATAGGAAATGACAATATTCATATGATTactaatatgaatatattatttaattattataaaaatcaaaattttcaaaaaatcCACCCACCTCTAGAACCTAATAAAAAGTATtcctatatatattcttactTCGATCCTATTCTAGATCTATCATCTATTTTAAGGAAAAATGAACTTTTTATTAATCCTCAATctagtaatattataaaaggaTACCAAAATGTAGATAATCTAAATAATGATGGAAAAACAAATTCAAAGAGTAAGTTTGCTAAAAATAAGCATATGTTACAAAATGGGTCTcctaataataacaataataataacaataataataataataacaacaacaataataatagtaacaatTTTATGCATAGTCATAATACAACTTTTCAAAAACTttacaatttaaaaaatggatCCAATTTAATATGCATTAAACACCAATACAACAAATTCacctactattattattcaggaaaaataatatatgataataaaaattttgaacatactaagtatatattaaaaaaaggaaacaaGACACATGAAAATTTATTGTATATTCAAGATATTTCAAATTGTCcagatataaattttttttccttttcatcaACTACTTGTGAATTTATAGATAGGGTGAgcacaaaagaaaaatatgttcatgtttttattataaggTATACAAGTCGTCTAAAAATGCATTCATTCATATTTCCATATGATGCTTATATAAAGGGGTATAACAGAAATGTCAATAAAACGAAtacaatgataataaataataatgtaaacaCCAATACAAATATGAAGAATAATAATCAAGGCAATATTTTATCTAAcatgaacaataataataataatcaaggCAATATTTTATCTAAcatgaacaataataataataatcaaggCAACATTTTATCTAAcatgaacaataataataataatcaaggCAACATTTTATCTAAcatgaacaataataataataatcaaggCAACATTTTATCTAAcatgaacaataataataataatggcaATATTTTATCTAAcatgaacaataataataatcaagaaaataatttatctaaCATGAACgaaatatattactttttccTAAAATCCATGTACTTTAAAACAGATAACaaaattacatatttatgtaGTAGGACAAATAACAGCAATAATCCGATATCATTATCGTTAGTTCTTTTTTcagatttattatttgtaagaTATAATGAATTTGCTCAtcattttgaaatatttagCGAACCaacaaatgtatataatcattatttagATAatgattcatataataattatataaaaaaatattgtgaTACAGAAGAATTTTtagataatgaaaatatgaataaaataatatctgTTTGGTCTcatgaaaatgataattatatatcctTTTGGTTAATTTCATCTAATGCATTaactcctttttttttattaaagttTCATATAAATTCTCCTAGATTTACCTTTctacattttattaaatcagaacaaaatcataataataatatattactaaagttatatatttttaatataatatatggatatgtgagaatatatataacaaataatttcataaatattattttagtAAAAACTGCCtctttatataaacatgATAAAGTTGCTTGTgttgaaaatttttattttaacaaggaaccatattttatattattatataaaaataatacaattactatattaaataataatttaaatgaaatTGAGTTCAAAaataacaattttaatatttacattatgTCTATACCTCTAAAGGTTAAATGTTTGAGTGATAAAAGTGTaacatgttttattttatataaatatcagAAAATGTTATGGTTCCagattttatttaatttgaaTGAAGAATCCAACAATGTTGTGCCTAAACATGATTTGTTAACAATCGATAAGCAAGATTACCATCAAAAAGGAATACTTAAAAAAGGTAGTagtaattatcatcataataattactaTGGTGaggataagaaaaaaaaatacaatttgCTTATGTCTAAtgatataacaatatatataaaatatattaatacatatattgaaAGTGATGATGAATTAAATTTAGATAATTCAACAAATATTAcagttataaataaattagatgaatttattatttatgtatcaTTTAAATCATCCaataaattacatatatattcaacAGATAGTTCAAATAAtacaattaaatattataaatatataaagaatgaaaatatatcaaattataaaattaattctatttttacatattcattttcttataataattatattaatttatttgttattaaaGAAGGTGAAGTACCatctttatgtatatttattcatgAATATTCAAGTAAAACTTCAATATCCTATAAAgctaaagatatatatatatataataaaaaggttgTATTAAATCCAGTTATTGAAGGTGATAAAcgtcaaataaaatatttcacTCTAGATTATGATAAACAATTAAATGAtcaatttattcatatagaTAAAACGACTGGAgttttatcatttaaatttaatactataaaaaatttaaatgttCATTTAGAAATTGTTATGTATggattatttcatatatataattataaacttaattttaaaattgtCTGTGATAatggttattattatatttttaacgaTTGTTTTCCTTGTCCCCAaggttattataataatattaatattattaaaacgaATGtagattttataaataaatgtatgaaGTGTGATAAAAACAAAACTACATTAATAGAAAAATCTAGTAATAAAACAGACTGTTTATGTAACTTTggatatgaatatataaaaaacccATCAGATCCACAAGAATTTATTTGCTCTCCATGTACCAGAggaatgtataaaaatactATATCGAATAAATTATGTGATGGTAATGCTTGTACAGGTAATTTTACTACGTCAGTTATAGGtgcaaaaaatattatagaaaGTACTTGTTTCTGTAAACCAGGGTTTTATGTTACTTATGATTATAGAGGAATAGAATTTTGTAAAGAATgcttattacatttttattgtcCGGGAAACGTGATAGGTATACAAAAATGTCCTATACATAATGAAACACTTCAACcagaaaaaagaattaattttGATTCTCTACATGGTTGCTTCTGTAAAAAAGGATATGAaccaataaatatattaaacattAATAAAACCGGAACAAGAGATgaacattattataaacTTTTCCATAATACATATGCTGATAAATTCAAAGATATTAATCcaaaacatatatgtatggAATGTGATATAGGTTATTATAAAGATACTATATCTTTTCAACCTTGTAAAAAATGCCCAAACCAatcaacaaataaaaaatatggttCCACTTCCTTAAACGATTGTAATACCTGTCATAGtggatattataaaaatatcaacAAAACATGTTCTACATGTTTACCAAACCATTTCTGTGTAGGAgatttattacaaaaagaTTTAGACAAATATTCAGGAGATGCAGTTATCTGTCCAAACAATTCTGTTACTAAAAAACCATATACACAAAATGGTACTTTTAAAGATTGTTTATGTATAGaaggatatataaaaaattatcaagaatcatataatataaatgaccATTGTAAATTAGTTccattaaatttttataaagattCTATTTCTAATGATTTAGGTACTCCATGCCCTGTGAATAGTATTACCTTAAATGTGGGCGCAAAAACTATAAATGAATGTTTGTGTAATAAAGGATATTTCTATAATGTCAAGAAACAACAATGTGAAGAATGTCCCATAGGTTTTTATTGTCCAAAAATAAgctcaaaaaataatataaaaaaacctATCAAATGTCCTAAAAATTCCTCAAGTATAAAAAAAGGTATGTATATATCAAACAATTGTCAATGTAATTTtggatatacaaaatatatacacatcgATAATAATCAAtccttattaaataataatattattaaatatgataaCAAGAAAACGAACAAAAtgttttattcatttttatcaaataattattataactataaaaataaaatcaattatataaataaatcttataataataggaatttaattcttttacgtaatatacaaaataagaatgctatttataaaaagaaaaaacgtaaaaatgtattatgtaTTAGATGTCCTCCTATGACATATAAAGGAACTATATCTAATGATCCTTGTGAAGCGTGTCCATTAAATTCTAGAACTATTGAAAGTGTAAACAATTCGCAcatctttttttgtttatgtaATCCTGGTTATTATTTACATGAACAGATGTGTAAGCCTTGTTCTTTTAGTAAATTATATTGCACAGGagagaacatatatataataagccAATCCTTATATGAAACGGCACTTCAagagataaaaaatatttatgtatctAAGAACAatgatatgtataaaatgaTTTTAATGAATTTGACATTGTACGATTATAGTCAAAatgttaatattaataataataataataataataataataataatatacataataataatatatataatatatataatagtattaatcattataataatgataacaatatttttgtaaatcCCATTGTCAATAACAAACTGaaacatcataataatattatttatcccCCTTACAACCTTTTGAATAGCCAAGTTGATACAATTCCAtttctcaaaaaaaaatatggaaataatataaatatttcaaatatattggATCTGAACTCCTTATATAAAGAACCCATCCAAAACAACAACAATTTAAATACGATTTTGAAAAGTTTTTTTCATAAGgataatgaaaatttaatttatgtGAAATATCAAAATTTTGTGACATGTGGGAAAAATACAGTAATACCTTTAGGTGTTGATTCTTCATATACATTTGATGATTGCAAATGTAAGAAGGGTTATTATTTGAAatcaaaagatataaataattctatAAAAATCTGTGAACCTTGTAAAACAGgaacatttaaaaattatgttgGAGATGATACATTTTGCTTACATTGTCCACCTAAATCTACCAGTTTAGAAGGTTCGATTTATCCTACCCACTGTTTTTGTAAAGGAGGCTTTTTTTATAGTAAAGGATATTGTTTAGAATGTCTAGAAGGTGCTTTATGTAAAGGAGGTTTAAACAAAAATGTAATGCAACGTATGAAAtttaatatggaaaatatacTTATCACAGAAAAGGATCATATAAAACCACACTcgaataaaaattattatttagataAGAGTGTTATAGATGTAGTAGATGTTAGTGAATggaaatttattaaatgtcCTATAAAAGGAGCATgcttagaaaaaaataaatgtcaTAAGTctatgaataattatttatgtattgaATGTGCAAAGGGATATACTAATAGTTTTATGACATCATTATGTGTAAAATGTCCTAATAATATAACTAATATGATACTGTTATTtctcatttatataatattttgttttattataattattatttcctaTTTAAATATCACATCAGGATTTTATAGACGATCCATACATTCGATTGTAATAAAGATTGGAgttaattatatatctagcatgttatttattaaagTTTTAGAAGATAGTAATGTATCAGTTCCTATatcatttattcatttttataacaaaatggaaaaatTCTTACATATGggtgaaaataaaaaaattgtaagTGTAGACTGCTTGTTaagatattattttaatttgaaTTATTCTAATTCTTTCTTCTATTCAAGTGtactgtttttttttattcctatttttttaataataactttaactattattttatttattatattgaaaatatatcAGTGTGtccaaaaaaaacaaattgcTAATAAATTAGATTTATTAAGGATAGCAGAAATTGAGAACATACATTTTTTAGCTAGTTCATTGAAAAAGTCTTATTCAAGACAAAGgattataatgatattaagatatatacatttagataattataaaacaatGGATAAAATATGGATATTTTTTGAAGATATGATACCAGTATATGTGACATTCTTATTTATCATACATGCAAAAACATCTTTACGTATGTTTCAATTATTTGattgttcatatataaaatatacaaaatatttgggaaaatatatattaagaagaGCTAGCAGTGTTCAATGTAGTTTTAAAGAAGATTACtcaaaatttttctttttaggaTTAACAGGAACAATCATATGGTCTTTAGGAATACcacttttttcattttatatattatatataaatagacataatttatttaatgaaaacGTAAGAATAAGATATGGATTTTTACATAATGGGTATGTACCAAATAAATGGTATTGGGAAATAATTGTTTTTTCAAGAAAAATATgtgttctttttattatgacAGTTATTATATTTCCATCAGATGAAAGTAATGCTTCTCAATTATTACTAGTAACATTCGTTGCTATATTTTCCTTATGtcttcattttatatttcaaccatttgataaaagaaattattttactttaaataaattagaaaatcttagtttatatatttggGTTTCAACGATTATTTGTACATCCATTTTGTTATCTATGAATTTAAgcaaattaattaatttcattattttattcacTTTGTTTATTCTTaaccttttattttttatcaaaCTATTATTctgtttattttttgaatgtCTTGATAATATAAGAAGATCGAAAGCATGTTATCATCTACCCGTACTTGGAACGTGTGCAAAGCTCTTAGGCGATATTatggaaaagaaaagaaaacgaGAGcctatcattttttatgataaattGTGTAAACAAATATGTATCATGCTTCCTGTTCAATGTGGAAAAGTAcccaaaaataaaaaaaataataaaattaaaataaatcataataaatatataaaaaatattacataccCTTTCACAagactttttaaaaatttatcaaACAGTTATAAGcataataatatcaaaaaaaaaaataactatATGCCACtacaagaaaatataaatgaaaataaaaatgatattaataatatgtgtCAAAATCAAAATACTCAATCATATGTAACATGTTCCTCTGActtagataaaaataatattattcaacaaaaaaaatcacACAATGATAACAACATAAATCTAATAactgaaaatataaaaaatgaaaccaAAAATAatgtttgtttttatttaagtAATTCTCATAACATTCCTTTATATGGAGGTATAAAGAAAGAATACCGAATGTTTGCAACAGAAATTTATAAAGAACTATtcgatatttttttaaaaaatatttctctTACATGTGTTTCAGATACCTTTTTTgagtttttatttaaaattactATAAATATAAGTAATTTAATACATACTATTGATgagaaacaaaaaatatttgagTCATTTGATCAACaacataattttaataatataattcaatGGTCTCTTGAGaggaaagaaaaatttaacgaaaataaaaaataccaACAAAATGATTTCATTTCTtctaaaaattatacatccaagaatgataataatatatatcctaataataacataaatgatttttcatcatataattttgaatgtatgcaaaataatgaaattaatcataataattatattaatgagTTTTTCATAGGACACGATAAGGaaacaaaaaagaataaccaaaaaaattaca tttcaaaagaagaaaaggaaaaactaTTCTCTTTCTTTAGTGATGACCTATTAAATCGAAAAGTTGCACTTTCCGAATTTTATTTCTTGCTTATTGAATTGAAATTAAAGTACTTCCGGAATTTACCTTCTTATTTCTACATGTTCAAAGTATATAAGAAATTAGAGAAAAATAATCGACTAAAACAGTtaagaaaattaaataataaattgaaaATATGCCAAAcaataaatgatgataaaaaaatattatctacTCATGATAATATGAGgttaaatgaaataaagaaaagtattccaatgttatataaagaatttaaaattttatcaaaaagcattgagaaattaaaaaatgaatatttaaacttggataaaaattattcacGAACGTATTCATCGGACGACAGAAAAATAACTGACATGAATAATGTTATTTTGTCATTAAGTGATAATGAAATTCTAAATTTTGatacatttaaaaatgaatga